TGAAGTCGTCGGTAACGCGAATCGAGTTGTTGGCATTCTGGAAGAAGATGGAGCTGTAGGCTTCCGAATCGGGCGACGAGCCATCGTAGCCAGACTGCACCAGTGCCCACGCCTTGGCTTCCTCCTTGGCCTTGCAGTCGATGAAGTCCACGATGTCGGGGTGATCGATGTTGAGGATCACCATCTTGGCAGCACGGCGGGTCTTGCCGCCGGACTTGATCACGCCGGCGAAAGCGTCAAAGCCTTTCATGAAACTCAGGGGACCCGAAGCCTGGCCGCCGCCAGACAGGTTCTCCATCGACCCACGCAGTGGCGAAAGGTTGGTGCCTGTTCCCGATCCCCACTTGAAGAGCATGCCTTCGGTTTTCGCCAGGGTGAGGATGGAATCAAGAGAATCGCGAACCGAGTTGATGAAGCAGGCAGAGCACTGGGGATTGCGATATCCGGTGCGAGTGAACTCGACGCGCGCGGTCTCGCGATTCCAGTGCCAGTTGCAGGCGTCGGAGTTGGGTTCGATGCGATCGCAGCCCACGTTGAACCAGACCGGCGAGTTAAAAGCCGCCATCTGATAAAGCAGGATGTGAGCCAGTTCGTCGTGGAAGACACTGGCATCGTCGGGGCTGCGGAAGTATCCGCCCTGAAGGCCCCAATCGCGAATAGTTTCAGCCACGCGCGTAATGAGCTGGCGCACTCCGGTTTCGCGCTCCGGGGTATCCAAAGGTCCGTGCAGGTATTTGCTGGCTACGATGTTGGTCGCCGTCATCGACCAGTCTTTGGGGACTTCTACGTTCTTCTGCTCGAAGATGGTCTTGCCATTGGCATCGGAGATCTGAGCAGTGCGCAATTCCCACTCCACCGTGTCGTAGGGCGAGACTCCGGCAGTGGTGAACAGGCGGCGGAACTGCAGGCCGGGAGCACGCTTGCGGTCGGATTTCTCTTTCTCCGGGATGCGGTCCTGGATGCCAACAGCGGGAGAGGAGTTGGTTTCAGAGGTGATGGCGGATTTTTCTTTGAGTTCGGACATCTTTGGTCTCCTGAATCCGATGGCAATTCTGCCCAGCTCACCGGCAATCGCTGCGGGGGCACAGCATCCATACCGGGAAGGAGTTCAAGCCAGATGGAAGCTCAAAACTCGCTATGGGATGCTGAAAGTACGCCCGTATGTTGGGCCTGTCAAGTACCTCATACTATATATTGTACATCTGTTACTTAACCTGGGCGATTCTTACCCGTAATGGGACTTGACAGATTTGGCCGCTGAAATCCGCACATTCTCTGAATTCAGCTATTTACTCAATGGTAAATCCCGGATTAATTTCCACAACTGGAAGACCGAAACAAATTTTGCGGCAACTGACCCGGAAGCTGTCCGGCTTCTCGGGTGATGCCGCCAGGCTGGAGGCGAATCCCCCGGGGTCGCGCCTGTAGTTTGGCGCTAACCTCGGTGCGATCCAAAACTCATCTGCTTCGCAATCTACGAACGGGCAGCAGGAAGGTCAATTCAAGAAATGCAGTGCTCACTATGATTTCTGTGGAACTCCTGTGCGGAAAGAAGTGGCGCTGTGCAGAAGTTCGTCCTACGCCGCATCGTGGAAGATCAGGCCCAGAGTGAAGCGGGTTCCGGAACGCACGCGGCTGACACCGTGACGCAGATTGAGGCGATAAAAACCGCGGCTTCCTTTGGCAGGGCGGTAACGCGTGGTAAAGATCAGAATTTGTCCCTGCTGGGGCACAATGACTTCGGGACGCGATTGCGCTCGTGGCTGCTGTTCGACCAAGACGAACTCGCCGCCGGTGTAATCCACGTCTTTGCGACTGAGAAAGCAAGTCAGCTGCAGAGGAAATGCAATCTCGCCGTAGACGTCCTGATGCAGGCAGTTGTAGTCGCCGGCTTGGTAGTGGAGGAGGAGAGGCGTGGGCCGTGTCTGTGCATGTTCCGCGCACACCTCGAGAAACTCCGGCAGAGCAGCAGGAAAGCGGGTTGCGATTCCGAGCGCTTCATGCCAGGCATTGGCGATCGGGGCCAGCGGTGGATAGGCGGACTCGCGAAGCTGTTGAATGATGGGCGGAAGCGGGTAAGCGAAGTACTTATAGTCGCCCGAGCCGAAGCGATAACGCTTCATGACGATGTGACTGCGGAATTGCGAGTCGTCGCCATAAAGACCTGTGAGTTCGCCGCATTCTTTTGGCGTGAGGACTGCCGGAGTGAGGGCGCAGCCGTCATTCCACAGATCTTGAAGGATGCGATCCCAATCGAGCTGCGCCAGACGTGCCTGGATCGAAGGGGCCTCGGCTCTTTCTGAAATACCTGTGCTTTGAGAAATGCTTCCTGATCGCGTTGCAGCCATAAGTGGTGTATAAGACAGCGTACCGCGATCCCAACCGCAGCAATATCCATTTCTTGCGATGGCATTCAGCGGCTCAGACCAGAATTCGCCCCGTGTAAATGGCCATTCCGACAATCGCATCAATTCCCTGCTGATGCAGTTGCTCGATTTCCGCCTGAGTGCTGATGCCGCCAGCCACCATGAGTCTTCGTTTGGCAGCCGCGGCCAACTCGGGAATCACCTCCAGGGGAAAGCCCTGCATCAGTCCTTCGGTGTCCACGTGGGTATAGAGGAAGGCGCCACAGTAATCGTTCAGGGCGCGCATGGCAATCGCGGGAGAAAAATCGGTGAGCGTGCGCCAGCCATGGATGGCGACGCGGCTCTGCTTGCTATCCACTCCAAAGGTAAGCTTGTCGAGACCGAGGGCGGTGGCGAGTTCGGCGGCAAATTGATGTTGAATGGCGCCATCGCGGAACAGCGCCGAGCCGATAATGACCCGGCGAGCACCCAAATCAATCGCCCTCCGCGCACCCTCAAGAGAGCGGAGCCCGCCCCCAACCTGGCAGGGGAGGCGCGACAAAAAGCGGGCGATCAGGTCCGCGTTATTTCCTGTGCCGATGGCAGCATCGAGATCGATGAGCTGCACCAGTGGATAACGCGCGAATCGCTCGATCCAGTATTCAAAGTCATCGAAGGCGAGCGCCTTCTTATCGCCTTGCACCAGCTGGACGATCTTGCCGCCCATCAAATCGATTGAAGGAATCAGCATGCGGAGTAAAGCGACCTTTCGCCAGGACAGGCAGCAACCTGGTCCGCAAATTCAGGCACAACTTCTTTCGATTGGGACGGGATTTGTGTACCCGTCCTTGCTCAAGATGACATTCCTAGACCGGCCAGCGCATGGCAATGCCAGCAGCCTGGATTTCGCGCTTGAGGTCGCCGATGGAATGAATGCCGAAATGAAAAATCGAGGCCGCTAATGCGGCGTCGGCATGGCCATCTCGGAAGACCTCGATGAAGTGCTCGATCGAACCAGCGCCACCGGAGGCAATTACCGGAATTGAGACCACGCGTTCCACCGCGGCCGTCAGCTCGCAGTCGAAGCCCTCACGCGTGCCATCGCGATCCATGGAGGTAAAGAGAATTTCCCCCGCACCGCGGCTTTCGGCTTCTTTGGCCCAAGGGAAAAGAAGCCGGCCTGTCGGCTTGCGGCCTCCGGACACATAGACTTCGGCATCGCCCAACAAATTGTGGCTCGAAGCGAGGTCGGCATCGTGTCCCTGATGGGTTTCAGAAGAGCCTTGCCGGGTGGGCGGACGGTTGACGTCAGTGGCCAAACGCTTGGCATCGATAGCGACCACTACCGCCTGCGAGCCGAAGCGTTCGGCGATCTGGGTAATCAAAGACGGGTCGGCAACGGCTCCAGAGTTGATGGTGATCTTGTCTGCTCCCGCGTCGAAGATCGCGGCCGCGTCTCTCAGGGTGCGAATGCCTCCGCCTACGGTAAAAGGCACAAAGAGCACGCGCGCGGTGTGGCGAACGGTGCTCACCAGGGTTCCACGTCCTTCGTGGGTGGCGCTGATATCGAGCAGCACGATTTCATCGGCGCCGGCTTCCGCGTGTGCAGCAGCCAGTTCCGCCGGATCTCCAGCGTCACGGAGATTCATGAACTGAACACCTTTGACCACACGTCCGCGCGAGCAGTCGAGGCAAGCGATGATGCGTTTGGTCAACACCGGATCGAGACTCGTTTGTTCAGAGACCTTGCCGAGGACCTGCGAATCAGGCGGCATCCTCGAGCATGGCGAAATTGTCCAGGATTCGCAGTCCCGCCTGGCCAGATTTTTCAGGATGAAACTGCACACCAAACAGATTTGCTCTCTCCACCACACCGGTGAACGGCGTCCCATAGTCGGTCTTGGCAACGGTTGCTTCCATCACCGGTACGCGGTAGGAATGCGTGTAATAAACAAAGGCGCCGGAAGGTACGCCTGCGAGCAGCCGCGATGGGGCAAGCATTTCAATCTGGTTCCAGCCCACGTGAGGCGACTTCACGCGGCTGGAAAACTTTTCCACCTCGCCGCGAAACAGGCCCAGCCCGGGCACTCCCGGCGCCTCCGTACTGGATTCGAACATCCACTGCATGCCCACGCAGATGCCGAGGAAAGAGGCGCCTTGTGCGAGCGCCTCCCGGATGGCCTCGCGTAATCCGACCTCAGTGAGCCGCTGTGTGGCAGTGAAGTGGCCGACACCGGGAACCACCAGACGGCGAGTTCTGCGCACCAGCCCGGGATCCTCGGTAATTACAGTTTCGTGGCCGAGATGCTCGAATGCCTTGCGCACCGAGGCGAGATTCCCGGCATGGTAGTCGACAATGGCAAGCTTGGTCACAGCAACCCCTTCGTACTGGGCAGAGCTTTAGCCAGTTGCTTGTCGCGCGCGCAGGCCACGCGTAGTGCGCGGGCAAACGCTTTGAACAGCGCTTCCACCTTATGATGATTGGAACGGCCATAGAGCACTTTAAGGTGGATGTTGGCGCGCGCGCCGCGGGCAAAGCCGTCAAAAAAATCGTGCACCAGCTCCGACTGCAAGTCCCCCACCAGACGTGTACGAACCTTGCTCTCGACGACCACTGCGGTACGGCCGCTCAGATCAACCGCGGCCAAGCCCAGAGTTTCATCCATCGGCATGAGGAAGTATCCGGCGCGGTTAATGCCCTTCTTGCTGCCCAGAGAACTATCAAACGCTTCGCCCAATGCAATGCCGACGTCTTCCACGGTGTGATGCTGGTCTACATCCAGATCACCGCGGCAGGTCAGCTTGAGATCGAAGCCGCCGTGACGAGTGAACAGCTCGAGCATGTGATCGAGAAAACGGATCCCGGTGGACACGGAATATTTTCCTGAGCCCTCGATGACCAGTGCGAGACGGATATCGGTTTCCGTGGTTTGCCGGTGCAGTTTCGCCTTCCTCATGCGCTCACCCGGTTGGTGACCCCGATATCCGCCAGGGCCAGACGCATAGCAGCGAGCAATTGCTCGGTATGCTGGCGGAGTCCGATGGTGATGCGCACGCAGCCGGTGCAACCCGGCTCCGAGCTGCGGTCGCGCACCAAAATGCCACGGCGCTCAAGCGCTGCGCTTAATTGCTGGCTGCGTGGGCCCACACGCACCAGAACGAAATTCGCCTGACTTGGCCAGTAATGCAATCCGAGATCGTCGCAGAGCTGTTGCAGGCGGGCTCGGCCCTCTCTGACCTGTTCGACGTAAGAGTGCACGAACTCCTGATCCGCCAGCGCTTCCCCAAGACAGGCGAGCGCCACCCCATTCACATTGAAGGGCGGGACAAACCGACGAATCAGATCAACCTGCGTTGCAGCCCCGAGGAGAGCGCCCAAACGAAGGCCCGCCAGCCCATAGGCCTTGGACAAGGTACGGGTGATGAAGAGATGGTCGAAATCTGGAAGCTGGTCGAGAAGGGTTTGCCCGAAAAACTCAAAATAGGCCTCGTCCACGATCACTGCGGCATCGGGAGCTGCCTGCAAGACTCGAAGCAGGTCGGTGCGCGGCACTGTGGTTCCAGTGGGGTTATTGGGATTGGCGATGGCGATCAGGCGGGTGCGCGAGTTGATGGCCTGGAGCACGCGATCAGTCGGATAGGCAAAATCTTCGGCACAAGGGATCTCAACAATGCGCGCACCGGTGGCTTGAATGTAGATGGGATACATGGTGAAGGTGGGAGCGATCAGAATGGCCTCGTCGCCTTCTCCGAGGTAGGTTTCAGCCAGCAGGTGCAGAGCTTCGTCCACCCCGTTGGTCAGTAGAACCTGCTCAGGACTCAATCCCAGGAAATCTGCAACCAGGCGCTCTCCCTGCTCGCGCTCAGGATATCGGGCGATGTCCAGGGTAGTAAGCGACTTCAGGCGTTGAAGGACGCGGGGCGAGCAGCCGCCAGTATTTTCGTTCAGGTCCAGATTCAGGCCCGAGCGGCCCGCAGCCGGGGCGTGATATGCGCTCAGGCAGCGAATTGACTCGCGGGGTTTAAGCACGGCTGCACCTCACACGGACGGAATCAGCGTGCGCTTGCAGGCCCTCCGCCCGCGCCAGGGTTTCGACCACAGGCGCGAGACTGCGAATGCCATCGCTCGTCGCCTGCTGCACGGTGACGATCTTCAGAAAATCCAACACGCTCAGACCGCCACGAAAGCGCGCCGCCCCGGCGGTGGGCAGAACATGATTGGGGCCGGATGCGTAGTCGCCCAAGGCCTGCGCAGTGTAGTCACCGATAAATATCGATCCCGCATTGCGAACATCTCCGAGTTGCGCCTCGGCCACGGTGAGGTGCTCGGAGGCGATCGCATTGGCAACTTCCATCGATGCTGCCGGCGACCCGGTCAGAAAAATCAGTCCGTTCCTGGCGAGCGATTGCGCAGCCGCGGAATTGGTCTGCGCTCCCTTCTTCAGTTCGACGGCCAGGGCTTTCGCGAGATCAGGCCGAGATGTGATGAAGACAGCGCGGGCATCGGGGTCATGCTCCGACTGCGCCAGCATATCAGCGGCAATAAATGCGGGGGTTCCGGTGTCGCTTACCAGGACAGTCTCCGTAGGTCCGGCGAGAAAATCGATGGCGCAATCGAATGCGACGAGTTTCTTGGCGGTGGTCACGAAGCGATTTCCTGGACCTACGATCTTCCGCACGGCAGGAATGCTCCGGGTTCCATAGGCCAGAGCCGCAATGGCCTGAGCGCCGCCAATCGCATAGAACTCGTTCACTCCGAGCAGGGCTGCCGCAGCGAGCGTCTCGAGCGCAGGTCGCGGAGATGCCACCGCGATCCGCCCGACACCGGCCACTTGGGCTGGGATGACTGTCATCAACAGCGACGAGGGCAAGGGATAACGGCCACCGGGGACGTAACATCCTACCGATTCCAGTGGCCGAATGACCTGTCCTACTGAGATGCCAGGCTGAACCTCGCGCAGGAATTCCTGCGGCTTCTGCCAGTCCGCGAATTGGCGGATATTGCGAGAGGCGCTTTCGAGAGCCCGGCGGAATTCGGGGTTCACCGAAGTCAGCGCGCGCTGCAGTTCTGTCTGCGTAACCCGAAACGGCTGCTGCCGCGAGAGGCCGTCGAGCCGTTCGGCATAGCGGCGAAGCGCGACGTCACCCTGGCTTCTGACATCGCGGACAATTCGCGCCACCACGCGCTCGGTTTGCGCGGCGAACAGCAGACGGCGAGATTCCAGATTCTTTAGTTGTGCGGCAATCGCCCGTCCTTTGATTATGCGCATTGCGCTGTTCCGATTTCGAGCCGGCTTGGCAAAATCACATCACAACCTTATTTAGAGGGTACTCCACGATCCCCTGCGCTTTCGCTGCCTTCAATCTCGGGATGATGTCGCGCGCGGTGGTTTCTTCGATGATGGTGTTCACCGCTACCCATTGTTCGCCGTCATCGGCGGCGAGTTCAGAAATGGTGGGTCGCTTCAGAGCGGGAAGCACTGCGAGAACCCCTGCCAGGTCATCCTTGCGCACATTGAGCATCAGCCCGACCCGACCCTGAGCGGCGATCGCTCCGGTCAGCATCAGCGCCAGGTTCTGGATCTTCTCCTGTTTCCAGGGATCGGCGAAAGACTTCCTGTTGGCGATCACCTGGGTATAGGACTCCATGATGGTGTCGATGATCCGTAAGCGGTTGGCGCGCAGCGAAGAGCCTGTTTCGGTGACTTCCACAATCGCGTCCGCCAGCGTCGGCGGCTTGACTTCGGTCGCGCCCCAGGAAAAATCGACTCTGACATTAATGAGCTTGCCGGCGAAATATTTCTTAGTGACATTCACCAGTTCGGTGGCGACCACGCACCCATCCAGGTCCTCGGCGCGGTGGAAGCGCGAGTCCTCGGGAACTGCAAGCACCCAGCGAACCTTGCCGCGGCTCTGCTTGGCATAAATCAGATCAGCGACCGCCTCGACTTCCAGGCCGCTTTCGATCAGCCAGTCTTTTCCGGTGAGACCGACGTCAATTACTCCCTGTTCGACGTAGCGCGCCATTTCCTGCGCACGAATCAGCATGCAGTCGATCTCGGGATCATCGGCGACAGGAAAATACGATCGACCGCTGACATAGATTTTCCAACCCGCGCGTTCGAACAGTTGCACGGTGGCGTCCTGCAGCGAGCCTTTGGGAATGCCGAGAGTGAGTTTTCGGCTCATCGCTTCGTCTCCCCAGGGGGGAGGGTCAGGTCGCGCGTAAAGCATGAGCGAGTCCCCTCGTGGCATACGAGTCCGTCGCCTTCTACGGTCACGCGGTAGAGCACTGTGTCGTAATCGCAGTCGGTGCTGGCGGAGAGAACCCGCAGGCGATTGCCCGAGGTCTCGCCTTTGGTCCAGAGCTGATTACGGGTGCGGCTGAAGAAGGTCACGTAACCTGTGCGCATGGTCAGTTCAAAAGCGTCACGGTTCTGAAAACCCACCATAAGCACTTCGCCATCGGAGGCGTCCTGTACCACGGCCGGGGCCAGGCCCTGCATTTTGTCAAAGTCGATGGTCACGGTGTTCATTGCATGGTCACCCGAAAAACAAAAGGCCCGCTGATTTTAAGCCAGCGGGCCTCGGAATCCTGATTTGCTATTGCGTTATCCGCAGACCTCCGCTGACTTGGGCGCCGAATGGTGATGATGGCGATGGGTCAGCGAGATCATAAGAAAGGCAAGCATATGTGTTTATTGACCCCGATGTCAAAGGAAAGTTGCGGCCATTACGGGCTGGGCATTGGGTAATATAGAGCTCAGTCCAGGAACGATCATGCCACAGCTAAGCCAAAGAGCCGCGCACATAAGCCAGTCCGATATCCGCACTATGTCCGTGGAGTGCGAGCGCGTACGGGGAGTGAATCTGGCGCAGGGTATCTGCGACACGCCGGTGCCGCCCGAAGTTCGGGCAGCGGCCGAGCGGGCTATCGAAAGCGGACAGAACCAGTACACGCGACTGGACGGCGTTGGCGCACTCCGCCAGGCGATTGCCGAGAAGATGCGTGCGTTTAACGGAATCGAAGCCGATCCGGAGCGCGAGATCGTGGTCACGGTGGGATCCACCGGCGCATTCTATTGTGCGTCTCTCTCGATGTTGAATCCGGGCGATGAGGTGCTGCTGTTCGAGCCGTACTATGGCTATCACGTGCACACGGTGGAGGCTGTCGGCGGCGTGCCCCGTTACATCACGCTGCGGTCCCCCGACTGGAAATTTGAGCGCGAAGACCTGCAGCGTGCCATTAGCCCACGTACACGCGCCATCGTAGTCAACACCCCCGCGAATCCATCGGGCAAAGTATTCACTCGCACCGAACTGCAATGGATCGCGGAGGTCGCGCAGGAGCACGATCTTTTCGTCTTCACAGATGAGATTTACGAATATTTCGTGTACGACGATGCTGGCCACATCAGCATCGCCACGCTGCCGGGGATGGGTGAGCGAACGATTACGATTTCTGGCTATTCGAAGACCTTCAGCATCACGGGCTGGCGTATCGGTTATGCGGTCTGCTCGACTTGCTGGGCGGGTGCGATCGGCTACTACAGCGACCTGGCATACATCTGCGCGCCGGCGCCGCTACAGCACGCGGTAGCAGCCGGAATCAAAGTACTGCCAGAAAGCTTTTACGCAGGTTTGCGCCGTGACTACAAGAGGAAGCGCGACCTGCTCTGCCGGGCATTGGCCGAAGCGGGATTCACCTGCGGTATGCCTGCTGGGTCTTATTACCTTTTGGCGGATGCATCCCGGCTGCCGGGCAAAAACAGCAAAG
Above is a window of Terriglobales bacterium DNA encoding:
- a CDS encoding HisA/HisF-related TIM barrel protein, with amino-acid sequence MLIPSIDLMGGKIVQLVQGDKKALAFDDFEYWIERFARYPLVQLIDLDAAIGTGNNADLIARFLSRLPCQVGGGLRSLEGARRAIDLGARRVIIGSALFRDGAIQHQFAAELATALGLDKLTFGVDSKQSRVAIHGWRTLTDFSPAIAMRALNDYCGAFLYTHVDTEGLMQGFPLEVIPELAAAAKRRLMVAGGISTQAEIEQLHQQGIDAIVGMAIYTGRILV
- the hisC gene encoding histidinol-phosphate transaminase is translated as MLKPRESIRCLSAYHAPAAGRSGLNLDLNENTGGCSPRVLQRLKSLTTLDIARYPEREQGERLVADFLGLSPEQVLLTNGVDEALHLLAETYLGEGDEAILIAPTFTMYPIYIQATGARIVEIPCAEDFAYPTDRVLQAINSRTRLIAIANPNNPTGTTVPRTDLLRVLQAAPDAAVIVDEAYFEFFGQTLLDQLPDFDHLFITRTLSKAYGLAGLRLGALLGAATQVDLIRRFVPPFNVNGVALACLGEALADQEFVHSYVEQVREGRARLQQLCDDLGLHYWPSQANFVLVRVGPRSQQLSAALERRGILVRDRSSEPGCTGCVRITIGLRQHTEQLLAAMRLALADIGVTNRVSA
- the hisG gene encoding ATP phosphoribosyltransferase, with amino-acid sequence MSRKLTLGIPKGSLQDATVQLFERAGWKIYVSGRSYFPVADDPEIDCMLIRAQEMARYVEQGVIDVGLTGKDWLIESGLEVEAVADLIYAKQSRGKVRWVLAVPEDSRFHRAEDLDGCVVATELVNVTKKYFAGKLINVRVDFSWGATEVKPPTLADAIVEVTETGSSLRANRLRIIDTIMESYTQVIANRKSFADPWKQEKIQNLALMLTGAIAAQGRVGLMLNVRKDDLAGVLAVLPALKRPTISELAADDGEQWVAVNTIIEETTARDIIPRLKAAKAQGIVEYPLNKVVM
- the hisD gene encoding histidinol dehydrogenase, with product MRIIKGRAIAAQLKNLESRRLLFAAQTERVVARIVRDVRSQGDVALRRYAERLDGLSRQQPFRVTQTELQRALTSVNPEFRRALESASRNIRQFADWQKPQEFLREVQPGISVGQVIRPLESVGCYVPGGRYPLPSSLLMTVIPAQVAGVGRIAVASPRPALETLAAAALLGVNEFYAIGGAQAIAALAYGTRSIPAVRKIVGPGNRFVTTAKKLVAFDCAIDFLAGPTETVLVSDTGTPAFIAADMLAQSEHDPDARAVFITSRPDLAKALAVELKKGAQTNSAAAQSLARNGLIFLTGSPAASMEVANAIASEHLTVAEAQLGDVRNAGSIFIGDYTAQALGDYASGPNHVLPTAGAARFRGGLSVLDFLKIVTVQQATSDGIRSLAPVVETLARAEGLQAHADSVRVRCSRA
- the hisB gene encoding imidazoleglycerol-phosphate dehydratase HisB — translated: MRKAKLHRQTTETDIRLALVIEGSGKYSVSTGIRFLDHMLELFTRHGGFDLKLTCRGDLDVDQHHTVEDVGIALGEAFDSSLGSKKGINRAGYFLMPMDETLGLAAVDLSGRTAVVVESKVRTRLVGDLQSELVHDFFDGFARGARANIHLKVLYGRSNHHKVEALFKAFARALRVACARDKQLAKALPSTKGLL
- the hisH gene encoding imidazole glycerol phosphate synthase subunit HisH — its product is MTKLAIVDYHAGNLASVRKAFEHLGHETVITEDPGLVRRTRRLVVPGVGHFTATQRLTEVGLREAIREALAQGASFLGICVGMQWMFESSTEAPGVPGLGLFRGEVEKFSSRVKSPHVGWNQIEMLAPSRLLAGVPSGAFVYYTHSYRVPVMEATVAKTDYGTPFTGVVERANLFGVQFHPEKSGQAGLRILDNFAMLEDAA
- a CDS encoding aminotransferase class I/II-fold pyridoxal phosphate-dependent enzyme, which encodes MPQLSQRAAHISQSDIRTMSVECERVRGVNLAQGICDTPVPPEVRAAAERAIESGQNQYTRLDGVGALRQAIAEKMRAFNGIEADPEREIVVTVGSTGAFYCASLSMLNPGDEVLLFEPYYGYHVHTVEAVGGVPRYITLRSPDWKFEREDLQRAISPRTRAIVVNTPANPSGKVFTRTELQWIAEVAQEHDLFVFTDEIYEYFVYDDAGHISIATLPGMGERTITISGYSKTFSITGWRIGYAVCSTCWAGAIGYYSDLAYICAPAPLQHAVAAGIKVLPESFYAGLRRDYKRKRDLLCRALAEAGFTCGMPAGSYYLLADASRLPGKNSKDRAMHLLETAGVAAVPGGAFYHDKAGENLLRFCYAKTDADLEEACRRLQRVLVRS
- the hisI gene encoding phosphoribosyl-AMP cyclohydrolase encodes the protein MNTVTIDFDKMQGLAPAVVQDASDGEVLMVGFQNRDAFELTMRTGYVTFFSRTRNQLWTKGETSGNRLRVLSASTDCDYDTVLYRVTVEGDGLVCHEGTRSCFTRDLTLPPGETKR
- the hisF gene encoding imidazole glycerol phosphate synthase subunit HisF, translating into MLTKRIIACLDCSRGRVVKGVQFMNLRDAGDPAELAAAHAEAGADEIVLLDISATHEGRGTLVSTVRHTARVLFVPFTVGGGIRTLRDAAAIFDAGADKITINSGAVADPSLITQIAERFGSQAVVVAIDAKRLATDVNRPPTRQGSSETHQGHDADLASSHNLLGDAEVYVSGGRKPTGRLLFPWAKEAESRGAGEILFTSMDRDGTREGFDCELTAAVERVVSIPVIASGGAGSIEHFIEVFRDGHADAALAASIFHFGIHSIGDLKREIQAAGIAMRWPV
- a CDS encoding 2OG-Fe(II) oxygenase, whose translation is MRLSEWPFTRGEFWSEPLNAIARNGYCCGWDRGTLSYTPLMAATRSGSISQSTGISERAEAPSIQARLAQLDWDRILQDLWNDGCALTPAVLTPKECGELTGLYGDDSQFRSHIVMKRYRFGSGDYKYFAYPLPPIIQQLRESAYPPLAPIANAWHEALGIATRFPAALPEFLEVCAEHAQTRPTPLLLHYQAGDYNCLHQDVYGEIAFPLQLTCFLSRKDVDYTGGEFVLVEQQPRAQSRPEVIVPQQGQILIFTTRYRPAKGSRGFYRLNLRHGVSRVRSGTRFTLGLIFHDAA